The Pseudomonadota bacterium genome has a window encoding:
- a CDS encoding isoamylase early set domain-containing protein — translation MTGSICLRIFILIIIMTISGCSSIAFLVAKYHTHTMLFKYEGQAQSVCLAGDFNKWSQNTHCLDKQNGVWSIQLILPHGTHRYAFIINSRQWVLDPNALFTETDGFDRQNSVIIVN, via the coding sequence ATGACTGGATCTATCTGTTTAAGGATCTTTATACTTATTATTATAATGACGATTAGCGGTTGCAGCAGTATCGCATTTCTTGTCGCGAAATATCATACCCATACTATGCTGTTTAAATATGAAGGTCAGGCTCAATCGGTTTGTCTTGCCGGTGATTTTAATAAATGGTCACAAAATACTCACTGCCTTGATAAGCAAAACGGGGTATGGTCAATCCAATTGATTCTCCCACACGGAACCCATCGCTATGCATTTATCATTAACAGCCGGCAATGGGTGCTTGATCCAAATGCTCTTTTTACAGAAACTGACGGTTTCGACAGACAAAATTCAGTGATTATAGTTAATTAA
- a CDS encoding RNA polymerase sigma factor, translating to MNLKETLLIKSILDGNAQEYAILVNRYKRPIFNLLFRMTGSREDAADLAQETFLKAYKNLEKFRLSESFFPWLYAIALNLARDSWRKQKHATKHAEEVGRLMENCPEEKTYAEDRIIVSMDTRRLKNCLNQLPHNYREALILRYHEGLPMGDIGKALGVSTSGAKMRISRGLEKLRDLFQSSFSAIKQVSKGKQDN from the coding sequence CTGAATTTGAAAGAAACCCTGCTGATAAAATCCATACTGGATGGAAATGCACAAGAATACGCTATTCTGGTAAACCGGTATAAGCGCCCGATTTTCAACCTTTTGTTTCGCATGACAGGCAGCAGGGAAGATGCTGCAGACCTGGCTCAGGAAACATTTTTAAAAGCATATAAAAATCTTGAAAAATTCAGACTAAGTGAAAGTTTTTTCCCCTGGCTGTACGCAATTGCGTTAAATTTAGCCCGGGACAGCTGGCGCAAACAAAAACACGCCACAAAACATGCGGAAGAAGTCGGCCGGTTGATGGAAAACTGTCCGGAAGAAAAGACTTATGCAGAAGATCGGATTATAGTCTCAATGGATACAAGGCGTTTGAAAAACTGTCTGAATCAATTGCCCCATAATTACAGGGAAGCATTGATATTGAGGTACCATGAAGGTTTGCCGATGGGAGATATCGGCAAGGCTCTCGGGGTTTCTACAAGTGGTGCAAAAATGCGTATAAGCAGAGGGTTAGAAAAGCTGCGTGATCTGTTTCAATCGTCTTTTTCTGCCATTAAGCAGGTATCCAAAGGAAAACAGGACAATTGA
- a CDS encoding ribonuclease J: MLKIIPLGGLGEIGLNMMAFEYGDSIFVVDAGLMFPEDYMLGVDFVIPDISYLRQNKSRILGVVLTHAHEDHIGALPYLLKDINVPVFGTSFTLGLVRHRLEEHSLLSSALLYEISSQEKLKLGPFEIEFIKVGHSVVDGVGLAIRTPLGLIVHTGDFKISYTMEGMITDVHSFARCGNEGVLCLLSDSTNIEKEGYTISAKEIGETIARITAGCTGRIIIALFASNIARIQQIVHIAEARDKKIIFNGRSIEISVSIAKKLGFLKVKDGIEIDINQINDFPDDEIIMITTGSQGEPLSALARMATGAHKQISVKKNDTMILSSKFIPGNERAITNIINKLYKRGADVIYEKISNIHVSGHAFKEELKLMITLTKPKYFIPIHGEYRHMSLHARLAAEVGIKRENILLAENGQVIEFDEKGGKIKESITTGRILIDGKGIGDVGRSVLKERRLLSEEGLVVVNMAFDEETGIIIYGPEIVSKGFVFETETGHLLEDAKCVILEIVDDITPGVDDRISKIKSGVQSALRKYFNFAIKRRPVILLFIIEL, translated from the coding sequence ATGCTAAAAATTATTCCTCTTGGAGGGTTGGGGGAAATCGGCCTAAACATGATGGCCTTTGAATATGGTGATTCAATATTTGTAGTCGATGCCGGCCTCATGTTCCCTGAAGATTACATGCTTGGAGTCGATTTTGTAATTCCTGATATATCCTATCTTAGACAAAATAAATCCAGGATACTTGGAGTAGTTTTGACTCACGCTCATGAAGACCATATCGGGGCACTTCCTTATTTGCTCAAAGATATAAATGTGCCTGTTTTTGGAACCTCGTTTACTTTAGGCCTTGTCCGGCACAGGCTTGAGGAGCATTCTCTGCTTTCTTCCGCATTGTTGTACGAAATCTCATCCCAAGAAAAACTAAAACTTGGACCATTTGAAATTGAATTTATTAAAGTAGGCCACAGTGTAGTTGATGGTGTTGGGCTTGCAATCAGAACTCCTTTGGGCCTTATTGTTCATACTGGCGATTTTAAAATCAGTTATACAATGGAAGGAATGATAACAGATGTGCATAGTTTTGCACGCTGCGGAAATGAAGGAGTTTTATGTCTGCTTTCAGATTCAACAAATATTGAAAAAGAAGGCTATACTATTTCCGCAAAAGAGATAGGCGAAACAATTGCCAGGATAACAGCAGGATGCACGGGTAGAATAATAATCGCTCTTTTTGCCTCCAATATCGCAAGAATCCAGCAGATTGTTCATATTGCAGAAGCAAGGGATAAAAAGATTATTTTTAATGGCAGAAGTATAGAAATCAGCGTCAGCATAGCAAAAAAGCTCGGCTTTCTTAAAGTTAAAGATGGGATTGAAATCGATATAAACCAGATAAACGATTTTCCGGACGATGAAATAATTATGATTACTACAGGCAGCCAGGGTGAGCCCCTGTCTGCCCTTGCACGTATGGCTACCGGTGCGCACAAGCAGATAAGTGTAAAAAAGAACGATACCATGATTCTTTCTTCCAAGTTTATCCCCGGCAATGAAAGAGCAATTACTAATATCATAAACAAGCTTTATAAACGCGGAGCGGATGTAATATATGAAAAAATATCGAATATCCATGTATCCGGTCATGCTTTCAAAGAAGAACTGAAATTAATGATAACACTTACAAAACCAAAATATTTTATTCCGATACATGGCGAATACAGGCACATGTCTCTTCATGCCCGCCTTGCAGCAGAAGTAGGAATAAAGAGGGAAAATATTTTGCTTGCAGAAAATGGTCAGGTAATTGAGTTTGATGAAAAAGGCGGAAAGATTAAAGAATCTATTACAACCGGTCGAATTCTTATCGATGGAAAAGGCATTGGTGATGTCGGAAGAAGTGTTCTCAAAGAAAGAAGATTGCTTTCTGAAGAAGGGCTTGTAGTTGTTAATATGGCCTTTGACGAAGAAACAGGCATTATTATATACGGGCCTGAAATAGTTTCAAAAGGGTTTGTTTTTGAAACTGAAACAGGACACCTGCTTGAAGACGCTAAATGCGTTATTCTTGAAATAGTTGATGACATAACGCCCGGCGTAGATGACAGGATCAGTAAAATAAAATCCGGCGTTCAGAGCGCATTAAGAAAATATTTTAATTTTGCAATTAAACGCAGGCCTGTTATACTTCTCTTTATTATAGAACTATAA
- a CDS encoding DNA translocase FtsK, whose product MRKELIGIFLFFLVIFTLISLLSYSPYDPSVNNLKTVGEVHNLFGVIGSYIADAFITLFGIASFFIPVTILLVSIRFFSAYTKQIIIYIIAGGLILTIASASLLSFHENSFLILGSEFPSGGIIGIFLKSFLVKYSNITGSVIILVLSLAIGFIFATGLSIISTLKRSWNICLIAAERLKTQAVLRKERKEKTKKRLRIKAEQSGENEHEIEIKSIKRKPVKQIPVPKQDVFDFMRDANEFALPSVSFLDNPLARSAGINAENLKMQSKLLEKKLEDFGVNGKVVAVTPGPVITTFEYEPAPGVKINKIVNLTDDLSLALRATSIRIEAPIPGKAVVGIEIPNADREIVKFKEVVVSSAFDKSKSKLTICLGKDKIGNPVVAELDKMPHLLIAGATGSGKSVALNTMICSLLYKSTPDEIKLLMVDPKRIELSMYDGIPHLITPVVTDIKKATNALFWAVNEMERRYIILSESHARNINQYQHKVAKGEKNEKGEDLEKLPLIVIIIDELADMMMVASRDVEVSLTRIAQMARAAGIHLILATQRPSVNVLTGIIKANFPTRLSFQVSSKTDSRTILDANGAENLLGNGDMLFMPPGTSRIQRIHGAYISEAEITKITEFLKKQKKPEYDEKITEARTADESGDEETEYDERYDDAVALVTKTGHASISMVQRHLRIGYNRAARIIEVMEKEGVVGPSDGVKPREVLANRL is encoded by the coding sequence ATGAGGAAGGAACTAATAGGAATCTTTCTGTTTTTTCTTGTCATTTTTACTTTAATAAGTCTTTTGTCATACAGCCCTTATGATCCGTCTGTTAATAATTTAAAAACCGTCGGTGAAGTACATAATCTATTTGGTGTTATAGGTTCCTATATCGCTGATGCTTTTATTACTCTTTTTGGAATAGCTTCATTTTTTATTCCCGTAACTATTCTTCTTGTCAGCATAAGATTTTTCAGCGCTTATACAAAGCAGATAATTATCTACATAATTGCAGGCGGACTCATTCTTACAATAGCATCAGCCAGTCTGCTATCATTTCATGAAAACAGTTTTTTAATATTAGGGAGTGAATTCCCATCAGGCGGGATAATAGGAATTTTTTTAAAATCCTTTCTTGTAAAATACTCCAATATCACCGGATCAGTTATTATCCTTGTTCTTTCTCTGGCGATAGGCTTTATTTTTGCCACCGGCCTTTCAATAATAAGTACTTTGAAACGATCATGGAATATATGTTTAATTGCTGCAGAACGCTTAAAAACACAGGCAGTATTACGCAAAGAACGAAAGGAAAAAACTAAAAAACGTTTAAGAATAAAAGCCGAACAAAGCGGTGAAAACGAGCATGAAATAGAGATAAAGTCTATAAAGAGAAAACCCGTTAAACAAATTCCTGTTCCAAAACAAGATGTGTTTGATTTCATGCGTGATGCCAATGAATTTGCACTGCCTTCCGTAAGTTTTCTGGACAATCCTTTGGCAAGATCGGCTGGTATTAATGCTGAAAACCTTAAAATGCAGTCAAAGCTTTTGGAAAAGAAACTGGAAGATTTTGGTGTAAACGGTAAAGTTGTAGCGGTTACTCCGGGTCCTGTAATTACAACTTTTGAATATGAACCGGCTCCGGGTGTAAAGATAAATAAAATCGTAAATCTTACAGACGATCTATCTCTTGCGCTTCGGGCTACAAGCATAAGAATAGAAGCACCGATTCCAGGAAAGGCAGTAGTCGGTATTGAAATACCAAATGCTGACAGAGAAATAGTTAAATTCAAGGAAGTAGTAGTTTCAAGCGCTTTTGATAAATCCAAATCAAAACTTACAATTTGCTTGGGAAAAGATAAAATAGGAAACCCCGTTGTAGCAGAGCTTGACAAAATGCCCCATCTGCTGATTGCAGGTGCAACAGGTTCGGGGAAAAGTGTTGCTTTAAACACCATGATATGCAGTCTTTTGTATAAATCTACTCCCGATGAGATTAAACTTCTTATGGTCGATCCTAAAAGAATTGAGCTTTCCATGTATGATGGTATTCCTCATCTTATTACTCCGGTTGTTACAGATATCAAAAAAGCTACAAATGCCCTATTCTGGGCTGTTAATGAAATGGAAAGAAGATATATTATTCTTTCGGAAAGTCATGCAAGAAATATAAATCAGTATCAGCATAAAGTTGCCAAAGGAGAAAAAAATGAAAAAGGGGAAGATCTTGAAAAACTCCCTCTCATCGTTATTATTATTGACGAACTTGCTGATATGATGATGGTAGCTTCGCGTGATGTGGAAGTTTCTTTAACCCGCATCGCCCAAATGGCAAGAGCTGCGGGAATTCACCTGATTCTTGCCACTCAAAGACCTTCTGTAAACGTATTAACCGGCATAATAAAGGCAAATTTTCCTACCCGTCTTTCCTTTCAGGTCTCTTCTAAAACGGATTCGAGAACCATATTAGATGCCAATGGTGCTGAAAATCTTTTAGGTAACGGCGATATGCTTTTTATGCCACCCGGAACTTCAAGGATTCAGAGAATACACGGAGCATATATATCCGAGGCTGAAATAACAAAAATAACAGAATTTTTAAAGAAACAAAAAAAGCCGGAGTATGACGAAAAAATTACGGAAGCACGAACAGCTGACGAATCCGGTGATGAGGAAACCGAATACGACGAAAGATATGACGACGCAGTGGCACTTGTTACAAAAACCGGCCATGCGTCGATATCAATGGTACAAAGGCATTTGCGCATAGGTTATAACAGGGCGGCCCGTATAATCGAAGTCATGGAAAAAGAAGGCGTCGTAGGACCTTCAGACGGCGTTAAACCCAGAGAAGTACTTGCAAATCGGCTGTGA
- a CDS encoding glycogen-binding domain-containing protein has translation MKNMKDIDLNKNSDINYLTGMIAGLPDEEPPGNFTQAVMQRISPKQVSLWQKILRLLIAPFTVISIRPLHAAGTIILIVGLLFVYKTIWISHTDYPLTANSKTANIKTVNFILDYPSATTVAVIGSFNHWQPEHYHMQKNPTDGTWQLSVKIQPGRHTYAFVVDDNKIIADPRALWEQDDGFGTRNSILTISNGYSDENQT, from the coding sequence TTGAAAAATATGAAAGACATAGATTTAAATAAAAATTCTGACATAAATTATCTAACCGGCATGATTGCCGGCCTGCCGGATGAAGAACCGCCAGGTAACTTTACGCAAGCGGTTATGCAGCGAATTTCGCCTAAACAGGTTAGCTTATGGCAAAAAATTTTACGTCTTCTAATAGCTCCTTTCACAGTTATTTCCATTCGCCCACTTCATGCAGCCGGTACTATAATATTAATAGTAGGTCTTCTATTTGTGTATAAAACAATTTGGATATCTCACACAGATTATCCTCTTACTGCAAACTCAAAAACGGCCAACATCAAAACTGTTAACTTTATTTTAGATTACCCATCAGCCACAACAGTGGCAGTTATTGGGTCATTTAATCACTGGCAACCGGAACATTATCATATGCAAAAAAACCCGACAGATGGCACATGGCAACTTTCCGTTAAGATACAACCCGGTCGCCACACTTATGCTTTTGTTGTTGACGATAATAAAATCATTGCTGACCCCCGCGCATTGTGGGAGCAGGATGACGGTTTTGGAACCCGAAACTCCATCCTAACAATTAGTAACGGATATTCAGATGAAAACCAAACTTAG